From Methanomassiliicoccales archaeon LGM-RCC1, one genomic window encodes:
- a CDS encoding HAD family hydrolase: protein MDINRSLCFLHDPDESKRAFIFDMYGTLVRARFGNLDDIYSAFYRLFPDADKADVQREYERIVSEFEGNHGPHREMSITYLLARMDEAFHTENDSLEAENVMMRSTHTFIPVEGAEDTLRYFRERGYKIGVLSNTSYRGIVVKGLLEDVGFDHLIDAVVSSADVGYRKPHDNAYQAAIDSLGMKRSDCFFAGDSEDKDFLGPRRFGMRGSFLIDPSRPSRENGIVSSISEIPTFFRD, encoded by the coding sequence ATGGACATCAACCGCAGCCTGTGCTTCCTCCATGACCCCGACGAATCCAAGAGAGCGTTCATATTCGACATGTACGGGACGCTGGTCAGGGCGAGGTTCGGGAACCTGGATGACATCTATTCGGCATTCTACAGGCTGTTCCCGGATGCGGATAAGGCGGATGTCCAGAGGGAGTATGAGAGGATAGTCTCCGAGTTCGAGGGAAACCACGGGCCGCACAGGGAGATGTCTATAACCTATCTGCTGGCAAGGATGGACGAGGCCTTCCACACGGAGAACGACAGCCTCGAGGCGGAGAACGTGATGATGAGGTCCACCCACACATTCATCCCAGTGGAGGGTGCGGAGGACACGCTCCGCTACTTCAGGGAGAGAGGTTACAAGATAGGCGTCCTGAGCAACACATCCTATCGCGGCATCGTGGTCAAGGGGTTGCTGGAGGATGTCGGCTTCGATCATCTCATAGACGCTGTCGTAAGCAGCGCCGATGTCGGATACAGGAAACCGCACGACAACGCCTACCAGGCTGCCATAGATTCGCTGGGGATGAAAAGGAGCGACTGCTTCTTCGCCGGTGACAGCGAGGATAAGGATTTCCTCGGGCCCAGGAGATTCGGGATGAGGGGATCATTCCTGATAGATCCCTCGAGACCGTCCAGGGAGAACGGCATCGTTTCATCGATATCGGAGATACCGACGTTTTTCAGGGACTGA